One Desulfosoma caldarium DNA segment encodes these proteins:
- a CDS encoding SPOR domain-containing protein — protein sequence MSKKNVFVPKPGTHHNRSGIPKALLGRIFIALSIGVVFLVVLSLIWRQNAQPPIGDTKDAGKPKVFREIPKTTLPEPQVLSLDKASPHEPSGTYVKHAVPVFESKPLGAPAPSEPTPPLENPPETASEKSVTQTDSGSSAPAGITKTPNLPSTMSSESQKLSTSQITPSSWVYAVQVGAYSKKENAQEAVERLKKMGLPSQITPISHPKLGALYAVRAAPFNTQEEAQKAAEKIARVEKEKPFIVKVPAIR from the coding sequence ATGTCAAAGAAGAATGTTTTCGTTCCCAAACCCGGCACGCACCACAACAGGAGTGGCATTCCCAAGGCGTTGCTTGGGCGGATTTTCATTGCCTTGTCCATTGGGGTGGTTTTTTTGGTGGTGCTGTCTTTGATCTGGCGGCAAAACGCGCAACCGCCCATCGGTGACACGAAGGACGCCGGAAAGCCGAAAGTTTTTCGAGAGATTCCCAAGACGACCCTGCCGGAACCTCAGGTTTTGAGCCTGGACAAGGCCTCGCCCCACGAACCCTCGGGAACTTACGTCAAGCACGCCGTCCCCGTCTTCGAATCCAAACCTTTGGGAGCACCGGCGCCTTCGGAACCGACTCCTCCATTGGAAAATCCTCCAGAGACGGCTTCTGAAAAGTCCGTGACTCAAACCGATAGCGGCTCTTCGGCACCCGCAGGGATCACAAAAACGCCGAACCTGCCCAGCACTATGTCCTCCGAGTCTCAAAAGCTCTCCACCTCCCAGATCACCCCCTCTTCATGGGTTTATGCCGTTCAAGTGGGGGCTTACTCTAAGAAGGAAAATGCTCAAGAGGCCGTGGAGCGACTGAAAAAAATGGGACTGCCTTCCCAGATCACTCCTATCAGTCACCCCAAACTCGGGGCGCTGTATGCGGTCCGCGCCGCTCCTTTTAACACCCAGGAAGAGGCTCAAAAAGCGGCGGAAAAAATTGCCAGAGTGGAAAAGGAAAAACCGTTTATTGTCAAGGTGCCTGCCATCCGCTAA
- a CDS encoding branched-chain amino acid ABC transporter permease: MEEFFQQLTNGLAVGGIYALIALGYTMVYGVLKLINFAHGDLFTIGSYLGLTLLTSLALTDRLGPAAGIAVLALMVMGLVALVGALLERMAYRPLRQSPRLSAVVSALGASIFFSNTVMLIYGARFQVYPQGILPKTAIELFGLYIPLVRVLILGSSVVMMVALYTFIQRTKIGTAIRAAAIDQDAARLMGIDVNRVILLVFLIGPALGGAAGLMVGLHYGQINFTMGWVYGLKAFTAAILGGIGNIPGAMVGGLLLGVIEALGAAYLSVAWKDAIAFGVLIFILIVRPTGLLGERVAEKV, translated from the coding sequence ATGGAAGAATTCTTTCAGCAACTGACCAACGGGCTTGCCGTGGGCGGCATTTACGCTTTAATCGCCCTGGGCTACACCATGGTCTACGGAGTTCTCAAACTTATCAACTTCGCCCATGGCGATTTGTTTACCATTGGATCCTACTTGGGCCTCACCCTGCTCACCTCCCTGGCTCTGACAGATCGTTTAGGTCCTGCGGCGGGCATTGCGGTCCTGGCGCTCATGGTCATGGGCCTGGTGGCTTTGGTGGGAGCCCTGTTGGAACGCATGGCGTATCGACCTCTTCGCCAATCCCCGAGGTTGTCCGCGGTGGTTTCGGCGCTGGGCGCCTCTATCTTTTTCTCCAACACCGTCATGCTCATCTATGGCGCCCGCTTTCAGGTGTATCCTCAGGGAATTCTGCCCAAAACGGCTATCGAACTCTTCGGCCTTTACATTCCTCTGGTGCGGGTGCTCATTTTGGGCTCGTCCGTGGTGATGATGGTGGCTCTTTACACCTTCATTCAACGGACGAAGATCGGCACGGCCATACGCGCAGCCGCCATTGATCAGGACGCGGCGCGCCTCATGGGCATCGACGTCAACCGCGTGATTCTTTTGGTTTTCCTCATCGGGCCGGCCTTGGGTGGCGCCGCGGGGCTCATGGTGGGATTGCACTACGGTCAAATCAATTTCACCATGGGCTGGGTTTATGGGCTCAAGGCTTTTACGGCGGCCATTTTGGGAGGCATCGGCAATATACCGGGCGCCATGGTCGGTGGCTTGCTTCTCGGGGTCATAGAGGCACTGGGTGCCGCCTATCTTTCGGTGGCCTGGAAGGATGCCATTGCCTTTGGAGTCCTGATTTTCATTCTTATCGTGCGCCCCACGGGACTTTTGGGCGAACGGGTCGCGGAAAAGGTATGA
- a CDS encoding ASKHA domain-containing protein, whose amino-acid sequence MSSSVRVTFQPENKTVSAAPGDTLLDVAGNAGISINSLCGGQGVCGKCRLKVVKGSVDFSSKGVGFLDRKEVDAGYVLACQAKLLQDDVEVWIPPESRQEEEQILTVDHLVHYTAPEVLEEGGASPSIPYFNPLCAKIFLNLPEPSLKDNLSDLERIYRELHRKFPDVKWEADFSCLKNLARLLRESRWEVTALAHMLDPHCYHLRALEPGDTSRRSFGVAIDVGTTTIVTQLVDLRTGQVTAVEASHNQQARYGEDVISRMIFACGRGGTDPLKNAVVNTINALISSLMASAGIKPQDIIAFVAAGNTTMTHLLLGLEPCTIRLEPYIPTATRFPWVRAADVGLIGHPEAVLHCMPCVSSYVGGDITAGVLACGMNDKPELSALIDIGTNGEIVIGNNEWLVCCSASAGPAFEGGGTRCGMRATKGAIQKVQIHGSKVTYETVGAAKAKGICGSGLIDLMAELAAEGIIDQSGKFIRLDHPQVRVVDGVPEFVVAFPHESETGEAVVMTQDDIGNLMKSKAAVLAAMKILLENLGLHFDSLERIYVAGGFGAHLDIEKSVRIGLLPDVPLDRVQFIGNSSVAGARQCLLSTHAFRKASAIARQMTYFELSVHPGFMNEFIAALFLPHTNMDIFPSVKNYLMARKASAEAQG is encoded by the coding sequence ATGAGTTCATCCGTTCGCGTGACATTTCAGCCGGAAAACAAAACCGTTTCCGCCGCCCCCGGTGACACGCTGTTGGATGTTGCCGGGAATGCGGGCATCAGCATCAACAGCCTGTGCGGTGGGCAAGGCGTGTGCGGCAAGTGCCGTTTAAAGGTCGTCAAAGGATCGGTGGACTTTTCCAGCAAGGGTGTGGGCTTTTTGGATCGCAAGGAAGTGGATGCAGGATACGTTTTGGCCTGCCAGGCCAAATTACTTCAAGACGATGTGGAGGTTTGGATTCCTCCAGAATCGCGCCAAGAAGAAGAACAGATTCTCACGGTCGATCACCTCGTCCACTATACGGCCCCCGAAGTGCTTGAAGAGGGGGGCGCCTCCCCTTCCATTCCCTATTTCAACCCCTTGTGTGCCAAGATTTTTCTGAATCTTCCTGAACCGTCCCTCAAAGATAACCTTTCGGACCTGGAGCGTATCTACCGAGAACTCCATAGAAAATTTCCCGACGTCAAATGGGAGGCGGATTTCAGCTGCCTCAAGAATTTGGCGCGCCTTCTTCGGGAAAGCCGATGGGAAGTGACGGCCTTGGCTCACATGCTGGATCCTCATTGCTACCACCTACGAGCACTGGAGCCCGGAGACACGAGCCGGCGAAGTTTTGGGGTGGCCATCGATGTGGGCACCACCACCATCGTGACGCAGCTTGTGGACCTTCGAACCGGGCAGGTCACCGCCGTGGAAGCCAGCCATAACCAGCAGGCCCGTTACGGCGAAGATGTCATTTCTCGAATGATTTTTGCCTGCGGTCGCGGAGGTACTGATCCTCTGAAAAACGCCGTGGTCAACACCATCAATGCACTGATCTCTTCACTGATGGCCTCGGCGGGGATCAAACCTCAGGACATCATCGCTTTCGTGGCCGCCGGGAACACCACCATGACCCATCTGCTGCTGGGTCTTGAGCCATGCACCATACGCCTGGAGCCTTATATTCCCACGGCAACGCGGTTTCCATGGGTTCGGGCTGCAGATGTGGGGCTGATCGGTCATCCGGAGGCCGTGTTGCACTGTATGCCGTGCGTGAGCAGCTATGTGGGTGGAGACATCACGGCCGGCGTTTTGGCCTGCGGCATGAATGACAAGCCGGAACTGAGCGCCCTCATCGACATCGGGACTAATGGAGAGATCGTCATCGGCAATAACGAATGGCTGGTGTGCTGCTCGGCCTCTGCGGGGCCGGCCTTTGAAGGTGGCGGCACCAGGTGCGGCATGCGGGCCACCAAAGGCGCGATTCAAAAGGTGCAGATTCACGGTTCCAAGGTTACGTATGAGACCGTGGGAGCAGCTAAAGCCAAAGGAATCTGCGGTTCCGGCCTCATCGATCTGATGGCGGAATTGGCCGCTGAAGGCATTATCGATCAGAGCGGCAAATTCATTCGCCTGGATCATCCCCAGGTGCGAGTGGTAGATGGCGTCCCCGAATTCGTGGTGGCCTTTCCTCATGAAAGCGAAACGGGAGAGGCGGTTGTGATGACCCAGGACGATATCGGCAACCTTATGAAAAGCAAAGCGGCCGTTTTGGCTGCCATGAAAATCCTGTTGGAAAACCTGGGCTTGCACTTTGACAGTCTGGAACGCATCTATGTGGCCGGTGGGTTTGGTGCGCACTTGGATATCGAGAAGTCCGTTCGCATCGGCCTTCTTCCTGACGTGCCGTTGGATCGTGTGCAGTTTATCGGCAACAGCTCCGTGGCCGGCGCACGACAGTGCCTTCTTTCCACCCACGCCTTTCGAAAGGCCTCGGCCATTGCCCGGCAGATGACCTATTTTGAACTGTCCGTGCATCCCGGTTTCATGAACGAATTTATCGCGGCCCTATTTCTGCCGCATACGAACATGGATATATTTCCATCGGTCAAGAACTATTTGATGGCGCGCAAAGCTTCCGCCGAAGCGCAAGGGTGA
- a CDS encoding methyltransferase domain-containing protein, with product MTPRGVWATASPQALLEFFHAVKLQRYSRFADLGCGDGVAVCCAALFCRAVGIEADEGLCFEAQENARALGLMHRTAFVCADFQHLRLSSFDVLYIYPDKPLAGLERKLTSWSGTLLVYGPHFSPKGCKPAQVFRWKKETLSLYAFP from the coding sequence ATGACTCCACGGGGGGTCTGGGCCACGGCCTCGCCCCAGGCGCTGCTGGAGTTCTTTCATGCGGTGAAGTTGCAAAGGTACAGCCGGTTCGCAGACCTCGGATGCGGCGATGGTGTCGCGGTGTGCTGCGCGGCCCTTTTTTGCCGTGCCGTGGGCATCGAGGCGGACGAGGGCCTGTGCTTTGAGGCTCAGGAAAACGCTCGAGCCTTGGGGCTCATGCACAGAACAGCCTTTGTGTGCGCCGACTTTCAGCATCTTCGACTCAGTTCCTTTGACGTCCTTTACATTTACCCCGACAAACCCTTGGCCGGGTTGGAGCGAAAACTGACGAGCTGGAGCGGGACTCTTCTGGTCTACGGCCCGCACTTTTCCCCAAAGGGCTGCAAACCCGCGCAGGTATTCCGATGGAAAAAGGAAACCCTGAGCCTTTATGCCTTCCCGTAA
- a CDS encoding Smr/MutS family protein has translation MRRDKIPDWNEAVAVPVEPVLDLHTFDPRELKPLLEDYLEEAHERGWSQVLIIHGKGRGVLRHRVRALLARHPRVAAYHDAPPTLGSWGATLVHLNVDKDGNIQDPATGKFFYNLDGPLGPSAWLWLGVGVVLGVALGAVWWWLR, from the coding sequence ATGAGACGCGACAAAATACCTGACTGGAATGAGGCGGTGGCCGTTCCGGTCGAGCCCGTATTGGACCTTCACACCTTCGACCCTCGAGAGCTCAAGCCTCTTTTGGAAGACTATCTTGAGGAAGCCCATGAAAGGGGATGGTCCCAAGTCCTGATCATTCACGGAAAGGGCCGAGGCGTTCTGCGACATCGCGTTCGAGCGCTTTTGGCCCGACACCCTCGAGTGGCCGCCTATCATGATGCCCCGCCGACTTTGGGATCGTGGGGAGCGACCCTGGTACATCTCAACGTGGACAAGGACGGCAATATACAAGACCCCGCTACCGGAAAATTTTTCTACAATCTGGACGGGCCGCTAGGCCCCTCGGCTTGGCTTTGGCTGGGCGTGGGCGTGGTCCTGGGCGTGGCGCTTGGTGCCGTGTGGTGGTGGCTGCGATGA
- a CDS encoding pyridoxal phosphate-dependent aminotransferase yields the protein MGISHQMRTYIDRASWIRKMFEEGARLKQIHGADNVYDFSLGNPNLPPPPKVKEALLRIIRNGAASLHSYMPNAGLPQTRERLAAYLAREHGTPLRAEHVIMTCGAAGALNVILKALLDPGDEVVVPAPFFVEYGFYAENHGGSLKTVPTTADFSLDLNALDAAVGLKTKVVLINSPNNPTGQIYDANALKELGELLRRKSRTARHPIFLVSDEPYRKIVYTAEKPPSIFQYYENALIATSFSKDLSLPGERIGYIAMHPQAEDQAALQGALILANRILGFVNAPALMQWILPDLLEESVDVSLYRAKRDRLLDGLKRAGYSCFEPPGAFYLFPQSPLKDDVTFVRLLVDEKILAVPGSGFGGPGYFRLAYCVDDQTIEGALPGFARAMDKARSMR from the coding sequence ATGGGCATTTCGCATCAGATGCGCACTTACATTGATCGAGCCTCGTGGATTCGCAAAATGTTTGAGGAAGGAGCCCGATTGAAGCAGATCCACGGAGCTGATAACGTTTATGACTTTAGCCTCGGCAACCCCAACCTGCCACCACCCCCTAAGGTGAAAGAGGCGCTTCTGCGCATCATTCGCAACGGGGCGGCGTCCCTTCACAGTTACATGCCCAACGCCGGGCTACCGCAAACTCGGGAGAGATTGGCGGCGTATCTGGCTCGAGAACACGGCACGCCGCTTCGCGCGGAGCATGTGATCATGACATGCGGCGCCGCGGGCGCACTCAATGTGATTTTAAAAGCCCTTCTCGACCCTGGAGACGAAGTGGTGGTGCCGGCACCGTTTTTTGTGGAATACGGCTTTTACGCGGAAAATCATGGCGGTAGCCTAAAAACCGTTCCCACCACTGCCGATTTCTCTCTGGACCTGAACGCTCTTGACGCCGCTGTGGGGCTTAAGACCAAGGTGGTCCTCATCAATTCCCCGAACAATCCCACAGGACAAATCTACGACGCCAATGCGCTAAAGGAATTAGGGGAACTCCTTCGCCGAAAGAGTCGAACGGCCCGGCATCCCATTTTCCTCGTTTCGGACGAGCCCTATCGGAAAATTGTCTATACGGCGGAAAAACCGCCTTCCATTTTTCAGTACTACGAAAACGCCCTGATTGCCACGTCCTTTTCCAAGGACTTGTCACTGCCCGGGGAGCGAATCGGTTACATCGCCATGCATCCTCAGGCCGAGGATCAAGCGGCCCTGCAGGGAGCGCTCATCTTGGCCAACCGTATTCTTGGCTTCGTCAACGCTCCGGCGCTCATGCAGTGGATCCTGCCGGACCTTCTTGAAGAATCGGTGGACGTATCCCTTTATCGAGCCAAACGGGATAGGCTACTCGATGGCCTGAAGCGCGCAGGCTACTCTTGTTTTGAACCTCCGGGAGCCTTTTACCTCTTCCCCCAAAGCCCTTTGAAGGATGATGTCACCTTTGTGCGGCTTCTGGTGGATGAAAAGATTCTCGCCGTTCCCGGCAGTGGTTTCGGAGGGCCAGGATACTTCCGCCTGGCCTATTGTGTGGACGATCAAACCATCGAAGGAGCCCTGCCGGGTTTTGCCAGGGCCATGGACAAGGCCCGATCCATGAGGTGA
- a CDS encoding branched-chain amino acid ABC transporter substrate-binding protein, translated as MKKGLVVLAAMCLLFLSGFVSAQADTIKIGLMGPMTGPWASEGQEMKQVLDLLAADLNAKGGVLGKKVEVIADDDGGDPRTAALAAQRLATQGIVAVIGTYGSSVTEATQNIYDESKIIQIANGSTAIRLTEKGLKYFFRTCPRDDEQGRVAVQTMAKLGFKNVAILHDNTTYAKGLADEAKGLLESQGTKIVFFDALTPGERDYTAILTKLKGANPDVVFFTGYYPEAGLLLRQKKEMNWNVPFIGGDATNNPDLVKIAGKDAAQGFYFLSAPLPKDLPSPEAKSFLDEFKKKYGSTPNSIYAVLAGDGFRVITAAMQATQSTDVDKLAAYLHTKLKDFAGLTGKISFDEKGDRVGEVYRVYKVDAEGNFILQP; from the coding sequence ATGAAGAAAGGGCTCGTTGTACTGGCGGCGATGTGTCTTCTTTTTTTGAGCGGTTTTGTTTCGGCCCAAGCAGACACCATCAAGATCGGCCTCATGGGCCCCATGACCGGTCCGTGGGCCAGTGAAGGCCAGGAAATGAAACAGGTTTTGGACCTCCTTGCTGCAGACCTGAACGCGAAGGGGGGCGTTTTGGGCAAGAAGGTTGAAGTCATTGCCGATGACGACGGCGGAGATCCTCGCACGGCGGCTCTGGCAGCCCAACGCCTGGCCACGCAGGGTATCGTGGCGGTCATCGGCACCTACGGATCTTCGGTCACGGAAGCCACCCAAAACATCTATGACGAATCTAAGATTATCCAAATTGCCAACGGCTCCACCGCCATTCGGCTCACCGAAAAAGGGCTCAAGTACTTTTTCCGCACGTGCCCTCGAGACGACGAACAAGGCCGAGTGGCCGTGCAAACCATGGCTAAACTAGGGTTCAAGAACGTTGCCATCCTTCATGACAACACCACCTACGCCAAAGGCCTTGCGGACGAAGCCAAAGGGCTCCTGGAAAGCCAAGGTACCAAGATCGTCTTTTTTGATGCGTTGACTCCCGGGGAACGGGACTACACCGCCATCTTGACCAAGCTCAAAGGCGCCAACCCCGATGTGGTCTTCTTCACGGGCTACTATCCCGAAGCTGGGCTGCTTCTTCGACAGAAAAAAGAAATGAACTGGAACGTGCCGTTCATCGGCGGGGACGCCACCAACAATCCGGATTTGGTGAAAATCGCCGGCAAGGATGCGGCTCAGGGCTTTTATTTTCTCAGCGCGCCGTTGCCCAAAGATCTGCCTTCACCGGAAGCCAAGAGCTTTTTGGATGAATTCAAGAAAAAATATGGCTCCACTCCCAATTCTATCTACGCCGTGCTGGCCGGGGACGGTTTTCGCGTGATCACCGCGGCCATGCAAGCGACACAATCCACGGATGTGGACAAGCTCGCCGCCTATTTGCACACGAAATTGAAGGACTTTGCCGGCTTGACCGGGAAAATCTCCTTTGACGAAAAGGGTGACCGTGTGGGCGAGGTGTATCGCGTCTATAAGGTGGATGCGGAAGGAAATTTTATTCTACAACCATAA
- a CDS encoding LbetaH domain-containing protein, protein MERLKATTLFDLQEFSHRDVFPAEAPVWETLSNLKGYLEQHLVSSIMGLSSYGMPLPQTVVLFEGRVWYDGFEILGGNVTKGNFRVRVRGQETLEATVLYAGSVFMDPYVQLGKGTVVEPGALIKGPTIIGNGTEIRQGAYLRGTCLVGDRCVVGHTTEVKGSIFLDGAKAGHFAYVGDSIVGRNVNLGAGTKLANLKIKGNAIRIRTESSIVDTGRRKLGAIIGDGTEIGCNAVTNPGTILGQKCLVFPLTSVPAGIYKDRSVIGGKK, encoded by the coding sequence ATGGAAAGACTGAAAGCCACCACGCTCTTTGACCTTCAGGAGTTTTCCCATCGCGACGTTTTTCCTGCCGAAGCGCCCGTGTGGGAAACCCTCTCGAACCTCAAAGGCTATTTGGAACAACACCTTGTGTCTTCCATCATGGGACTCAGTTCCTACGGCATGCCGCTTCCTCAAACGGTGGTGCTCTTTGAAGGGCGGGTCTGGTATGACGGTTTCGAAATTCTTGGCGGGAACGTGACGAAGGGAAATTTCCGAGTGCGCGTCCGGGGTCAAGAGACACTGGAAGCCACCGTGCTTTATGCCGGGTCTGTGTTCATGGACCCTTACGTGCAGCTGGGCAAAGGCACGGTGGTGGAGCCGGGAGCGCTGATCAAGGGGCCGACCATCATCGGGAACGGCACGGAGATCCGCCAAGGAGCGTATCTTCGCGGCACCTGTCTGGTGGGGGACCGCTGCGTGGTAGGCCATACGACGGAAGTTAAGGGAAGCATCTTTTTGGACGGCGCCAAGGCCGGGCATTTTGCCTATGTGGGAGACAGCATAGTGGGCAGAAATGTAAACCTCGGCGCCGGAACCAAGCTGGCCAACCTCAAGATCAAAGGCAATGCCATTCGCATCAGGACGGAGAGCAGCATCGTCGACACAGGACGACGCAAACTGGGCGCCATCATCGGAGATGGCACCGAAATCGGGTGCAACGCCGTCACCAACCCCGGCACCATCCTAGGTCAAAAATGCCTCGTCTTTCCGCTCACCTCAGTCCCCGCAGGAATCTACAAGGACCGCAGCGTCATCGGGGGAAAAAAGTGA
- a CDS encoding proline dehydrogenase family protein, translating to MKNDLERRIRQTGMWLYQLIEDETPSIFRKDYWTGKVMDWCMHNEAFKVEMFRFIDVFPYLTRPESVAKHLQEYFCRPDQCFPVALQWGLRHLSPTSFAAKMVAKSMAKNIESMGAQFIAGATPQEAIGTLENLRAQGLAFTVDLLGEAVVSRQEEEVYLSRYLELLDFLGDASTRWAPLGGGSGNLDWGFAPKVNISLKPSALYSQMNPVAFDYGVDRAKERLRPIFRKAMERGAFVCLDMEHTALKNMTLALYRSLMDEPEFRDYPHTGLVIQSYLRDSEQDVRSLIEWARKRGRHCTVRLVKGAYWDAEVVWARQNQWPIPVFTRKHETDAQFEKLARIVLENHAVVSCACASHNIRSLAYVLELSKELRVPSDRLEYQVLYGMAEPVRSALKKAGLPLRLYTPIGEIIPGMAYLVRRLLENTSNESFLRLSFTEGVSREALLRDPLEILAEQSVEAAAPGPSMEIDAPPPFANEPPWDWTQSQVRRDFQQALTKVRTSFPVKVPLMVGGQKITGDREFASTNPNDMREVVGHVASAGRREVQEAIRAAKEAFAAWRDTAPRDRAAYLFKAAQIARSQRFELAALQVFEVGKSWKEADADVCEAIDFLEYYGREMIRLGTPQRMGHVPGEMSHLFYEPRGVAAVIAPWNFPLAISTGMTSAALVTGNTVVYKPSSLSPVIGWRMVRLFEEAGLPSGVLNFVPGPGSVVGDILVSHPDVAMIAFTGSKDVGLNILQRAHETAPSASMIKNVVLELGGKNAIIVDADADLDEAVVHVLQSAFGYQGQKCSACSRLIVLEENYDKFIARLKAAAESLELGPVEDPKNLMGAVIDASAKAKVLEYIQVGRSEGKVLVERSFGDPNGHYVPLVIFTDIQPHHRLAQEEIFGPVLSVLKVSSFDEALDVANGTPYALTGAVFSRSPENIDKAKRAFRVGNLYINRGCTGAIVGRHPFGGFKMSGIGSKAGGPDYLLQFMVPRNVVENTLRRGFAPSEE from the coding sequence ATGAAAAACGATCTCGAGCGAAGGATTCGTCAGACCGGAATGTGGCTGTACCAACTGATCGAAGACGAAACCCCGTCCATTTTTCGCAAGGATTACTGGACCGGCAAGGTCATGGATTGGTGCATGCACAATGAGGCGTTCAAGGTGGAAATGTTCCGGTTTATCGACGTTTTCCCCTACCTCACTCGACCGGAGTCCGTGGCCAAGCACCTTCAGGAATATTTCTGCCGTCCCGATCAGTGTTTTCCAGTGGCGCTTCAATGGGGCCTTCGGCACCTGTCGCCCACATCTTTTGCGGCCAAGATGGTGGCCAAGAGCATGGCCAAAAACATTGAATCCATGGGAGCGCAATTCATTGCCGGGGCGACACCTCAGGAGGCCATCGGGACCCTGGAGAACCTCAGAGCTCAGGGCTTGGCCTTTACGGTGGACCTTTTGGGTGAAGCCGTCGTGTCCCGTCAAGAAGAGGAGGTGTATTTATCGAGGTACTTGGAGCTTCTGGACTTTCTTGGAGACGCCTCCACGCGGTGGGCTCCTTTGGGTGGAGGATCAGGAAATTTGGACTGGGGCTTTGCGCCCAAAGTCAACATCTCCTTAAAGCCCTCAGCCCTATACTCGCAGATGAACCCCGTGGCCTTTGATTATGGAGTGGATCGGGCCAAGGAACGCTTACGACCCATCTTTCGCAAAGCCATGGAGAGGGGCGCATTTGTGTGTCTAGACATGGAACACACGGCCCTCAAGAACATGACCTTGGCCCTCTACCGAAGTCTGATGGATGAGCCAGAATTCAGGGATTATCCCCACACGGGCCTTGTCATTCAATCCTATCTTCGGGACAGTGAGCAGGATGTGCGTTCCCTCATCGAATGGGCCAGAAAACGAGGACGGCACTGCACGGTGCGGCTCGTGAAAGGGGCCTATTGGGATGCGGAAGTGGTCTGGGCGAGGCAGAATCAATGGCCCATTCCCGTTTTTACCCGCAAACATGAAACGGACGCCCAGTTTGAAAAACTGGCCCGTATTGTGTTGGAAAACCATGCTGTGGTCTCCTGCGCCTGTGCGTCCCATAACATTCGAAGCCTCGCCTATGTCCTGGAATTGTCCAAGGAACTGCGTGTCCCTTCGGACCGTCTCGAATACCAAGTTCTTTATGGCATGGCCGAACCAGTGCGTTCGGCCCTTAAAAAGGCAGGGCTGCCTCTTAGGCTCTACACCCCCATTGGCGAAATCATTCCCGGCATGGCCTACCTCGTGCGGCGCCTCCTAGAAAATACAAGCAACGAATCGTTTTTGCGGCTGAGCTTTACCGAAGGCGTGTCTCGAGAGGCTCTGCTTCGAGACCCCTTGGAGATTCTGGCCGAGCAGTCCGTTGAGGCTGCGGCGCCGGGGCCATCGATGGAAATCGATGCCCCACCACCCTTTGCCAACGAACCGCCCTGGGACTGGACACAATCCCAGGTGCGTCGGGATTTTCAACAGGCTCTGACCAAGGTGCGCACAAGCTTTCCCGTCAAAGTTCCTTTGATGGTGGGCGGACAGAAGATCACGGGCGATCGGGAGTTTGCGTCGACCAATCCTAATGACATGCGGGAAGTGGTGGGCCACGTGGCGTCGGCCGGCCGCCGCGAAGTGCAGGAGGCCATTCGAGCCGCCAAGGAGGCTTTTGCGGCCTGGCGGGACACGGCGCCTCGGGACCGAGCGGCTTATCTTTTTAAGGCCGCGCAGATCGCACGGTCGCAGCGGTTTGAGCTGGCGGCGCTTCAGGTCTTTGAAGTGGGTAAGAGCTGGAAGGAAGCGGATGCGGATGTGTGCGAAGCCATTGATTTTCTGGAGTACTACGGCCGTGAAATGATTCGCCTGGGAACACCGCAGCGCATGGGTCACGTGCCCGGAGAAATGAGCCACCTTTTCTATGAACCTCGAGGTGTGGCGGCCGTCATCGCCCCCTGGAACTTTCCTCTGGCCATTTCCACGGGCATGACCTCGGCCGCTTTGGTCACGGGAAACACCGTGGTCTACAAACCGTCTTCCCTATCCCCCGTGATCGGGTGGCGGATGGTGCGCCTGTTCGAAGAGGCCGGGTTGCCTTCCGGAGTGCTGAATTTTGTGCCCGGGCCTGGTTCGGTGGTGGGCGATATATTGGTCAGCCATCCGGATGTGGCCATGATCGCCTTTACCGGCAGCAAAGACGTCGGCTTAAATATCCTTCAGAGGGCCCATGAAACGGCGCCTTCCGCTTCGATGATCAAAAACGTGGTGTTGGAACTGGGCGGCAAGAATGCCATCATCGTCGATGCGGATGCCGACCTGGATGAAGCCGTGGTGCACGTGCTGCAATCGGCCTTCGGCTATCAGGGCCAGAAGTGTTCCGCCTGTTCGCGGCTGATCGTTTTGGAGGAGAACTATGACAAGTTCATCGCGCGCTTGAAGGCCGCCGCGGAAAGCCTCGAATTGGGCCCCGTGGAAGATCCCAAGAACCTGATGGGCGCTGTGATCGATGCCAGTGCCAAGGCAAAAGTTTTGGAATACATTCAGGTCGGCCGATCTGAAGGGAAAGTCCTGGTGGAACGCTCTTTTGGCGATCCCAACGGCCATTATGTTCCGCTGGTCATTTTTACGGACATTCAACCGCACCATCGCCTGGCTCAGGAAGAAATCTTTGGCCCCGTGCTCAGTGTTCTCAAGGTGAGCTCCTTTGATGAAGCCTTGGATGTGGCTAACGGCACACCGTATGCCTTGACGGGCGCCGTGTTTAGCCGCAGTCCCGAAAACATCGACAAGGCCAAAAGAGCCTTTCGTGTGGGCAACCTGTACATCAACCGAGGCTGCACGGGAGCCATCGTGGGACGGCATCCTTTCGGTGGGTTCAAAATGTCCGGCATTGGATCCAAAGCCGGGGGTCCGGACTATTTGCTTCAGTTCATGGTTCCAAGAAACGTGGTGGAAAACACGCTGCGGCGAGGTTTCGCCCCCTCGGAGGAATGA